In a single window of the Labrus mixtus chromosome 20, fLabMix1.1, whole genome shotgun sequence genome:
- the LOC132954588 gene encoding cyclin-dependent kinase 5 activator 1-like, producing the protein MGTVLSLSPSYRKAVLFEDGPATVGHYTAVQNSKNAKDAATAAGKSLKRPSIINVLPWKRIVAVSAKRKGSKKLQSDVGDGGKGSSPEGHATATANSNSNSIKLKKSQSCANLSSYSSQDPSATTTTTSSHLPTSKTLANVVTVAAKKNSLTGNGIQPSTAAGTPKRVIVQASTSELMRSLGEFLCRRCYRLKRLSPTDPVLWLRSVDRSLLLQGWQDQGFITPANVVFLYMLCRDVVSSEVASERELQASLLTCLYLSYSYMGNEISYPLKPFLVEAEKEAFWDRCLEIINRMSGKMLQINTDPHYFTQVFADLKNESKKEEEKTKLLIGLDR; encoded by the exons ATGGGCACAGTGTTGTCACTGTCTCCCAGTTACCGCAAGGCCGTGCTGTTTGAAGACGGCCCGGCCACGGTAGGCCATTACACAGCGGTCCAGAACAGCAAGAATGCTAAGGACGCTGCCACAGCAGCTGGTAAGTCCCTCAAACGCCCCTCTATCATAAATGTGTTACCATGGAAACGCATTGTGGCTGTATCAGCGAAGAGGAAGGGCTCCAAGAAGCTGCAGTCGGACGTCGGGGACGGCGGGAAAGGGAGTTCTCCAGAAGGCCACGCCACTGCCACAGCTAACTCCAACTCCAATAGCATTAAACTGAAGAAGTCTCAGTCCTGCGCTAACCTTTCATCTTACTCAAGTCAGGATCCCTcagccaccaccaccactacctCCTCCCACCTGCCCACCTCCAAGACCCTTGCCAACGTAGTTACTGTCGCTGCCAAAAAGAATTCCCTCACAGGCAATGGGATCCAACCATCGACTGCAGCAGGCACTCCAAAACGTGTCATTGTCCAG GCCTCAACCAGCGAACTGATGCGCAGCCTGGGTGAGTTCCTGTGCCGTCGGTGTTACCGCTTGAAGCGTCTCTCCCCGACTGACCCGGTGCTGTGGCTGCGCAGCGTGGACCGCTCCCTCCTCCTACAGGGCTGGCAGGACCAGGGTTTCATCACTCCGGCCAACGTGGTCTTCCTCTACATGCTGTGCCGCGACGTGGTATCATCCGAGGTGGCGTCAGAGCGTGAGCTGCAAGCCTCGCTGCTCACCTGCCTCTACCTGTCCTACTCTTACATGGGGAACGAGATCTCCTACCCGCTGAAGCCCTTCCTGGTCGAGGCAGAGAAGGAGGCCTTCTGGGACCGCTGCCTGGAGATCATCAACCGCATGAGCGGCAAGATGCTGCAGATCAACACCGACCCGCACTACTTCACCCAGGTGTTCGCCGACCTGAAGAACGAGAgcaagaaagaggaggagaaaaccaAACTCCTCATAGGCCTTGACCGATAA
- the LOC132995707 gene encoding 26S proteasome non-ATPase regulatory subunit 11A, with the protein MRPDRKTSRPGGAEVGRGKMAAAAVAEFQRAQSLLGTDRNASIDILHSIVKRDIQESDEEAVRVKEQSILELGGLLAKTGQAAELGGLLKYVRPFLNSISKAKAARLVRSLLDLFLDMEAATGQEVELCLECIEWAKAEKRTFLRQALEARLISLYFDTKCYQEALQLGSQLLQELKKMDDKALLVEVQLLESKTYHALSNLPKARAALTSARTTANAIYCPPKLQAALDMQSGIIHAAEEKDWKTAYSYFYEAFEGYDSIDSPRAITALKYMLLCKIMLNAPEDVQALISGKLALRYAGRQTDSLKCVALASKNRSLADFEQALTEYKAELRDDPIISNHLTKLYDNLLEQNLIRVIEPFSRVQIAHISSLIKLSKGDVERKLSQMILDKKFHGILDQGEGVLIVFEEPVVDKTYEVALETIQNMSKVVDSLYNKAKKLT; encoded by the exons ATGCGACCTGACCGGAAAACATCCCGGCCGGGCGGAGCGGAGGTAGGCAGAGGAAAGATGGCAGCCGCGGCAGTGGCTGAGTTTCAGAGAGCACAGTCTCTTCTTGGAACAGACCGGAATGCCTCTATCGATATTTTACATTCTATAG TGAAGCGGGACATCCAGGAGAGTGATGAGGAGGCGGTTCGTGTTAAAGAGCAAAGCATCCTGGAGCTGGGTGGGTTGCTGGCAAAGACTGGGCAAGCTGCAG AGCTCGGGGGTCTGCTGAAGTATGTACGGCCCTTCCTCAATTCCATCTCAAAGGCAAAGGCAGCCCGGTTGGTCCGCTCCTTGCTGGACCTTTTCCTGGACATGGAGGCTGCCACAGGTCAGGAGGTCGAGCTCTGCCTGGAGTGCATAGAGTGGGCCAAGGCTGAGAAGAGGACCTTCCTCAGACAGGCACTAGAG GCTCGTCTCATCTCCCTGTATTTCGACACAAAGTGCTACCAGGAGGCACTACAACTCG gctcccagttactgcagGAGCTGAAAAAGATGGACGACAAAGCCCTGCTTGTGGAGGTTCAGCTGTTGGAAAGTAAAACATACCATGCACTCAGTAACTTGCCCAAAGCCCGCGCCGCCCTTACGTCTGCCAGAACAACCGCCAATGCCATCTACTGCCCGCCCAAACTGCAAGCAGCTTTAGACATGCAGTCAG GGATCATTCAcgcagcagaggagaaagattGGAAGACGGCTTATTCTTACTTCTATGAGGCGTTTGAGGGCTACGACTCCATTGACAGCCCCAGAGCCATCACAGCCCTCAAATACATGCTGCTCTGCAAAATCATGCTCAATGC CCCAGAGGATGTGCAGGCCCTCATCAGTGGCAAACTAGCTCTACGATATGCTGGACGACAG ACAGATTCACTGAAATGTGTGGCACTTGCCAGCAAGAACCGGTCGCTTGCAGACTTTGAGCAG GCACTTACAGAGTACAAAGCAGAGCTGAGGGATGACCCCATCATCAGCAACCATCTGACCAAGCTGTATGATAACCTGCTGGAGCAGAACCTCATCAGAGTCATTGAACCTTTCTCCAGAGTCCAG ATAGCACACATTTCCTCCCTCATCAAACTCTCAAAG GGAGATGTGGAAAGAAAATTATCACAGATGATCCTGGACAAGAAGTTTCACG GTATTTTGGACCAAGGGGAGGGTGTGCTGATTGTGTTCGAGGAGCCGGTGGTGGACAAAACATACGAGGTTGCCCTGGAGACCATTCAGAACATGAGCAAAGTGGTCGACTCGCTCTACAACAAAGCCAAGAAACTCACATAA
- the rpain gene encoding RPA-interacting protein — MDALHRHRSLYKGTTPPWKETYRKRCVDRLKNSRSRLLDRYRLMGQSQQLCGSGASIIVQEVMEEEWGALQSEDRRLPSLWGPDGIAEIFSVMKEYDELAVLEEIQQELLSHEMSIIEEYERNLQFEQQYISSVVEGMEEMNIICPICHTRNLNINSHFVSCPCGLYINTKNQNITTDVLRQLLESRVSEHMEDCLHNPVFSVAPNTDSSSPNLMISCQVCDYLSIVL, encoded by the exons ATGGATGCGTTACACAGACATCGTTCACTTTACAAGGGGACGACTCCGCCATGGAAAGAAACGTACCGAAAG CGCTGTGTGGACAGACTGAAGAACAGCCGGTCGAGGCTGCTGGATAGATATCGTCTGATgggacagagtcagcagctctGCGGCTCCGGGGCCTCCATCATCGTgcaggaggtgatggaggaggagtgggGCGCCCTGCAGTCAGAGGACCGGAGACTGCCCTCCCTGTGGGGGCCGGACGGCATAGCAGAG ATCTTCAGTGTCATGAAGGAGTACGATGAACTGGCGGTTCTGGAAGAGATCCAACAGGAGCTCTTGTCTCATG AAATGTCCATCATTGAGGAGTACGAGAGAAACCTTCAGTTTGAACAGCAGTACATATCATCAGTTGTGGAGGGGATGGAGGAGATGAATATTATATGCCCCATATGTCACAC GAGAAACTTAAACATCAACAGCCATTTCGTCTCCTGCCCCTGTGGACTGTACATTAACACTAAG AATCAGAACATCACGACGGATGTCCTGCGCCAACTTCTGGAGTCCAGGGTGTCGGAGCACATGGAGGACTGTCTTCACAATCCTGTTTTCTCTGTTGCtccaaacacagacagcagctctCCCAACCTGATGATTAGCTGCCAG GTTTGTGACTACCTGTCCATTGTCCTGTGA